GCTTGGGAGGGAACATGGAGTGGTACAGGAAGCGCCTCTGCTCTCGTAGACCAAGGTGAAGGCGAGGGAACATCGACCACCTCTATTACAGTTAATTCTCTCGTCATCAAAAAAGGGACTCGAGCAGGTGATGCTATGACCTTCACCTTGAACGGGAACGGAGAACTCAACAATCAGGGTACAATGGCTGGCACCGTAACCATGAAAGATGTGGAATTTTATATGATCGGCGCAGAGCAAGCAAGCGGTGACATCTCAGTCTCTGCCATAGAGGTAGGCAAGAAAGGGAGCGTGACTATAAACATCCCAGGGAAAAACCCCATGACGCTTAACCTTCAGGAAATGAATGAACCATTGAAGGATGATTTTACCCGCCCTTTAATCTTCACCTCTAAAGGCCTCTCCTATGAGGCGGAGTCTAATAAAGATGGTACGAGCGGCTCTGGTCAGATCGAGGTTATCCTCTCAGGAAACACCATGGATATCACCGGAACCGGATCGGGGGAGAGTAGTGAAGATGTCTCTCAAGGCTCTCTGAAAAATGGAAATATGAAGATCACTTTGACAAGAAAATAAATTCGCTCTTAAAGAAGAGCTCCCTGTCACACATGATAAATTGGTGCCCCCAAGGAGTCCATCAGCTCTGCGGGGGCACCAATTTCAGTTTTTTGATGCGTTTCCATTATTTTTTCTTCCGAGAAAGATACGATGGCATCTTTGCTCAGAGGTTGAATCAGATCACAAAATTATCGGCTATACTTCGTCGTCTACAAACCTGAATTTTTGAGCGAGCATTTCCCCCATCCAGGGTAACTCGCCTAATCCTGTAAGTACGGGATTTACGTCATACCCGTCCCTTCGGAGGATGGTTGCCCATGAGTCATCGTCAAATCCTGCCATATCGTTCATAGCATGGTCACCGGCCACCACCATACACGGCGCCAAAGTAACCCGAGTGACTTTCATAGATCTCAGACGACGGCGAACATCGTCCAATGTCGGCATCCCCTCCACTGTTCCAATCACGAACCGATCGTCTTCCCGATCCAACATGATCTGAAGCTGGCTATAGGCAGCGTTGGCAAAGTGATACGAGCCGTGTCCCATAAGGACGACAGCTCTATGAGCATCACCACTCTCTCCGTAGGACTCTTGAAGTCCCCTGACAAAGCGCTCAAAGTCATCCTGTCTGTACAGGAAAGGTTCAAGCAAAACAAGACGTGAAAAACCGTATTTTCCCGTGACAGCATCGGTTCCTCGAATCAGCTCTTGAAGGTCACCGTATTCCTTCCCAGGTA
This region of Dethiosulfovibrio peptidovorans genomic DNA includes:
- a CDS encoding sirohydrochlorin cobaltochelatase, producing the protein MTKKGVLMVSFGTTVASGRLAIDTLFKVIEAECPDREIRIAYTSNIIRRKLNKSEGGTIDSPQIALAKMRDQGFSHVTVVSTHIIPGKEYGDLQELIRGTDAVTGKYGFSRLVLLEPFLYRQDDFERFVRGLQESYGESGDAHRAVVLMGHGSYHFANAAYSQLQIMLDREDDRFVIGTVEGMPTLDDVRRRLRSMKVTRVTLAPCMVVAGDHAMNDMAGFDDDSWATILRRDGYDVNPVLTGLGELPWMGEMLAQKFRFVDDEV